The sequence below is a genomic window from Patescibacteria group bacterium.
TCGGGTAAATCCGGCATACCTCATATATCAACATCCAACGCCACACATGGCGAGGATGGTAGTGTTCATTTGTATGGTTGCGACCTTGAGTTGTTGATGCATAATCTTGTGTAATGATACGTTTGGCGATCGGTGAGGGGGCTTTAAGATACCGCTCAACACTCTGACCCATACTCTCTCTCATAAATCTTATTTTCTGCTCATGAGGTTAGCCTCCCTCCTGGATGGTTGTATTGCGGGGCATAGTACTCCTATCATAGCAAACCCTCCTCTAACCCGTAAAGCGTTTTATCCCCTCCACGCTTTCCGCTATACTATACCTGCCTTCACGCAAACGTAAATTAGTAATTGCTCACCATCTTCAACTCGACGCGAAGGAATGCCAATTTTCGAGGACTTATGCCTGTGTCAGATAGGCATAAGCGCGAGGGCCGCGAGATCGCGTCCGCAGAAAATTGTGCATTCCAAGCGGCGAGGGCTGTTGAGTGAGTAATTACATCAATAAAATTACCCATGTTACAAAAACGCACTATAATCATCACCATTATCATAGCCTTCGGTTCGTGCCTGGTCGGATTTGCAGGATATTATCTCTCCACATATTTCTTCTACAATACTCTAGAGCAGAATATTTCAACCATTACGCACGAGCTAACTCCTCCGCTCCCAGAAGTCTCTCCAGGCACACATCCCCTTACAGGTCTACCTTACCCTGCGACAACGCCGATCCGAAAACCTTTCGCCGTCGTAATAGACAATACGCCGGAAGCGCGGCCTCAATATGGCTTATCAGCGGCTGATATCGTTTATGAAACGCTCACCGAAGGCGGCGTCACGCGGCTGCTCGCGCTCTTCTCCTCTCAACAGCCGCTCCGGATCGGGCCCATACGTAGTGCTCGCCCTTACTTTATCCGGCAGGCTCAAGACTGGGATGCTGTTTTCGCGCATTCAGGAGGCAGCACACACGCACTAGAAATGCTCAAAACAGGGGTTCCGCGCATTAATAATCTCGATGAATTCTCCAACGGCAATGCGTTTGTGCGCACCTCACAAACCCCGCCGCACAACCTCTTCGCCTCTTATGTAGCGCTGGAAACCCTTGCGGAAAATAAAGCATTGCCTCTCGACCTTACCGCGCTCCCCAGCTGGGCCTATACCACAAACACCCCCGAAGGTCCTACGACCACTTCCTTTACCATTCCTTATAACCTTGCTTCCATGAAGGTTTCTTATCAATATGACGAATCCTTGCAGACATACACCCGTGTGCTCGGCGGCCAGCCGCACCGCGATGCGGAAACGAATAAGCCGCTCTCTCCTGCCAATATAATCCTTGAGTTCAGGGAAATGGCAGATATCCCTGATCCGCAAAAACTGGGGCTGATTGATTTTGCGTATGCGGGCGCAGGAGACGCAATGGTCTTCACGAAAGGAAAAAGGATCAACGGCCGCTGGACCCGTTCCAGCGACGGCCCCACCGTCTATGCCACCATCACCGGCCGCACCATAGCGCTTAAGCCCGGGCAAACCTTCATCGATGTGCTCCCCGCCACCATGCGCGAAGAAATA
It includes:
- a CDS encoding DUF3048 domain-containing protein, which codes for MLQKRTIIITIIIAFGSCLVGFAGYYLSTYFFYNTLEQNISTITHELTPPLPEVSPGTHPLTGLPYPATTPIRKPFAVVIDNTPEARPQYGLSAADIVYETLTEGGVTRLLALFSSQQPLRIGPIRSARPYFIRQAQDWDAVFAHSGGSTHALEMLKTGVPRINNLDEFSNGNAFVRTSQTPPHNLFASYVALETLAENKALPLDLTALPSWAYTTNTPEGPTTTSFTIPYNLASMKVSYQYDESLQTYTRVLGGQPHRDAETNKPLSPANIILEFREMADIPDPQKLGLIDFAYAGAGDAMVFTKGKRINGRWTRSSDGPTVYATITGRTIALKPGQTFIDVLPATMREEILSTIQ